The DNA segment TTTTGGTAAAGAGTCTTGACCATTTTTATCCACCATTTTAGTAGTTTTATGTTCTTTTAAGTTCGGCTTTATCGAATATATAAGATCCAACATAACGGACATCATCCTAGAGCAACAAATCACAAGACGTAGTTATAATGTAACTAAAAACGATCTTTTGCAACAAAACTCAACTACCAACAAAGTTGGTGCAAAGGAATTTGATCCACAAACCAGCAAAAAGTTAGGATATTCCTTCAACCTTAATTGGTTACATAAATGGACAAAATTTATCTAGTCATACGTAACtttatttttcagaaaaattttactcatcatctatataatACACTgcacataatttttatatttttttatttaacaagTATGTGGatgagaaaaggaaaattttcatCAATAGTAAGAATAATGGTATTGGATTATGCACCTGCATATGCAAAAGAGAATTACTAtagacacaaaaaaattatataaaataaactcacaaattaatgTAGTTTACTGAatccgttagatttattttataataaaagtaattttataatttgatgcaCCATATCGAGCCACATAAATTTGTAGGtttatttatgtaaaatcaTTTTGTGTCTAAACTATTTTCCTATGCAAAATTATACTTGTATAATATGAGccaaaatttctttatattagattagaataatgctacatacaatcacttttgTGTATTTCCTATGCacttcactgatatgattggctggattaatttttttttaatacacaatcaatcatatcactaaagtacacaaaaatgactacacataaaatttttaattagattatgcatctttatatttttacattGTTATGAATActaattatttctctctcctctcactctctctctcacaatccTAACCTCTTCTCCCTTCCTCAATAACAcaacaaatcttaaaaaaataattttagataaaaaattaataataatgaaatattttattattattttgacttaaatgtataatttaatataaaaatttttattgaatggcAAAACCAATCTTTAAAAGGTATGTTTAAACCAATGTCAACgctttaaaaactttttaatgTTGTTGTCCAAAAACTAAAAGAGGAAGCATTttcgaaaatatttttaaaatattaaataaataatcaaagtaatgaaatttactttttatgtATATCTAATTTTCTCATAAGAATCGttggaaggggaagagatgaGGCGATCCAGACACCCAGCTTGCATCATGTCGCTCCTTTTGCCATTGTTACAGTATCGAGTACAGGTTGGGGTTCCCAAAAGACCATCGACAGTGACTGAATTATCAAATCTCTCCCACTTCCTCGACATGAATGGtcaagaggaagagagagagagagtgtgtgctgAACGACAAAGGAAACAGAGAGAAAGGGACTCTAGGGGCAAGGGGAAGCAGGCATGTGGATGAGTGGGGGACACGCCATATTCATCAGTGTTAAATTAGTTTTCACATCCGAACAGGACcacaaaagattttttttttttttttgtcacaaAAGATATATTAAAAGAAGAGTTTTTATTTATCGGAAGGAAATAATTGAGTTTCATTAACAAAGATGCACAAATAATTCTGACTTGTGACAGAAAAGAAAGAATAGTGCAAATTGAGGAAAGAGCCAAACACCCTCCTCTGAATTCTGCAAATAGAGGTAAGAGCCAAACACCCTCGTCTGCCTTGCTTGCTTATAGCTTGGAGTACTGCATTTTTGTTCGGAGTCTCAGAAAGTCtcggaagaaagagagaggagagcAAAAGCAGAAACCACCAAAACTTCTCCTAGAGCTTGGACTTTGTTTCTCTTTCAGGAAATCTAATTCCCCCCTCCCCTTTCTGTCTCTCTGCGTATGAAGGAATTAGGGAAAATGCCTAGACCAGGCCCAAGACCTTATGAGTGTGTTAGGAAAGCTTGGCATAGCGATAGACACCACCCCATCAGAGGTTCTCTCATTCAAGAAATTTTCAGGTACCCCATATCGCACAATATAGATATACCCAGGTATCCCATGAAACATTTCTAATCTGTGTCGTCTGTCTGTTTAGGGTTGTCGAAAAGGTTCATAGCTCAGCTACGAGGAAGAACAAAGAATGGCAGGAGAAGCTCCCTATTGTTGTGATCAAAGCAGAAGAGATTATGTACTCCAAAGCCAATTCCGAGGTATAGACAAGTGAgcgaagttttttattttatttttggtttcccCTAAAGAAACAATCAACTATACTACATGTATTTACGTCATGAGTAAGTCCATATATGTTGTTTGGGTCCTAAACTTCAATGATTGTGAGTTCGAGTATTCTAAACTTCTTTCATTTACCACATTTGTTTTGTTGATACACAGCTTTAGTATGCATCTGGGTTTAGTTCCATCTTCTTTTCAAGCTCATATTTTTGGGTCCTCTTTCTTGCTTAGGCTGAATACATGGACCTTAAAACGTTGTGGGACCGAGCGACTAACGCCATCAATACAATTATTAGGCGTGATGAGAGTACAGAAACTGGAAAGTTTCTCCAGCCATGTATTGAAGGTAACCCATTCGATTTTGTATtgaaagtttatttatttatgtatttttacttTCAATCTAATTTTGCTTGTATGCTTTTGGGTTCTCatcattttagtttaattttggttCGACTTGAAATCAATTGCCaagagtttgtgattttttttttttaaataagagtttgTGATTTGATCACGTGTATCCATGTGTAATTTTCCTCTCTCCATTTCTAACAAAAAAGCACTGGATTTGGACACAATCAAAGAGAGATTTCTGCGTTTAATATCTTTGTAATTCTTTACTCTTTATCTGAACCACTCAGCTGCTCTAAATTTGGGCTGCACCGCAAGAAGAGCATCAAGGAGCCAGCGGAATTGCAACCCGAAGTGTTACTTAACTCCCAGTATTCAAGAAACCCTCCATACTTCTTCCGGAACTGTTGAGAATGCTTTTCAAGGGAATCATACCACCAATTTACAGTACCTGTCACGCTGTTCGAAACTTGTGAATCCAGCCTCTCTGATTCCAACCGGTCCGAgcaattttattcaaaatattgattATGCGTCTAACAAGTATCCCTTTGCATCTGAGAGTGTTCTGCCTTCTTGTAATATCCCCAGTTTACCTATGAAGAACTATACGGTGACAAATTTTTGTTCAGTTTATCCCTTGTGTTATGTTAATGACTGCCCGTTCGAAGAATCCCAGGATGGTTTTGGAATCCTCCCTAAAGTGGATTCTAGCACTTCGGACCCTGCGCAGGTGGGTATTGAGAACCTCTGTTCATGTAATGTAGATGCTTTATATCAGATGACCGAAACTAATTCAAGCGGAACTCCTGAGAAACTATGTAAGATTGGCTGTGATCTATCATTGCGGTTGGGCCCTGTGTCTGATACATGCCCGAGCGTTGGAAATAGTAAGGTCCAACTACAAGATGTTGATTCTGGTAATTTTCCAAATGGAAGAAAATTTTGTTATCAATCACTAGAAGTGGATAAAAAACTATCCCTCATTCCCGGGGAATATGTGAATGGACCATTAGACTTGTGTTCAAGCAAATGGATTTATGATGGCGAAAGAAATGTAGAAGAAACAACGAGAAAGAGAAAGGCAGTTTTTGACCACCCAGCAGAGGATCAGCAGCTCTGTTGGCAGCCAAAGCTTCCATGTAGTCACCTAACTGGAAGTATGAGAAATGCAGGTTTGTAGACCGGTTCAAAGTATGTTGTTTCAGATCTTGGTGTGGAAGCTGTATCTTGCAATCTTTATAAGGTTAAATTAGATAGTGATGAGTTGTAAAAATGTAAACAGACTCAGTTTAAACTAGATGTACGCGATGGATAATCTAACTGCAGAGGCCTTTTAATGTGCAATGTACAAAAGAGTCTTGTATGGCTGATGCTGGTAGTATAATATTGGAACTATATGTCATTAATCTGTGTTGACTTAGTTTATACACGATCAAGATTTGCTTTCAGAACAGTGCACTTGAAATTTTGAAGAAAGGAAGTGTTGGGAGATAGCGGGCCTAGTTTAAAATGGAGGTTGATAACACCCAAGACTTTATAAACCTGTTTACATAAATACGTATAGGGGTTTTTCTATCAATTATGGAAGGCAGAAGTCGTGAGGTATAATATCAAACAAATTGGAAAAGGGCATGGGGTTGTGCATGACCTGAAGAATGGTGGTTTGGGGTTGAAGAATGACAGATCAAGCCTGGATTTTAGCATTCAGAATTGAGAGCGCACTTTGTATTTAAACACGAGGTCTGTAAAAGTTACATTTCCTCCTCATTCAACAGCATGCTCTGAAAACTGAGGACAAGAAGTCACGGACATGGGGGAGCTGTTCTGAAGCTGTTTTCATGAACATAAGAAAATGCGCCCGGCGTGGTTGTCCCGTAACAATTGGCGATCAAATGCACACTGTTGatttgaagatatatatatatatatatatttttttttctaacataaACATCACATCAagaatatcatatattttttcaaaaacagtTAAATATCATTAACtggaaattcaaataaaaaaaaacaaatcacaaatgtattaataattataaggaTTATTGATACACCTAAtcattaataatcattttagttttcCTCCTGAGTAGACCAAGTAACAAAGGGGTCCACACTCCACACCAGTCTCTCAACTCTCATGGCATAATTGAATGGGATGATAATTAGGGTTGGAAAAGGACACCTCATTGTCTCCCATTGCcgcaaacaaaaaataaaaaagcttgGGTTAATTTTGTTTTCCCCTCCACTTCTGGAGTAGAACCAATTATTCCTGGAGCCCTCTCTACCAAGGTCGTCTGATTTGGAACAGAATAATCCCTTGCTGCTCCTGTATTGAGATTGAGGCAGGGGGCCCCTCACCTGGGACTTTGATGGCCTTCTCTATGTCTGTCCTTTAGGAGCAGGAGGAGGAAGAAATTGATCAATGAATAACTGGTTAGTGGGTGGGGGTGTCCTTCATCTTTTTATTTCCCCTTCTTAggatcatataaatatatatatatatatatataaaatgagaaatgatatttgacgTCATGGAGTGTGCAAGTGCCacacaattatttaaaaaaaaaagtgaataaatacgggATCACgtgaaaaaactaattttttaataatgaatctcatttttttttaaatgattatacgatatttgtatatttcacaactatatatagcattattcttaTGAATCCGAAATCATCCCTCCCCGACTTTCCCTAAATTAAACAACACCATGATAACATACTTGGGCCGGGTATATTTGGGCTTCTTCCACTAGGCCCACGAATTCTAAAATGAAACTTGAGTTGCTCACGTATGAAGAATTTTCTCAATTCAATGATTGGGTCGAGCTTCTCTCCGGGCCTAAACACAAGACATGTATGTGGTTCACACATGAGCCCAACTCACCAAAAAGGACAATAAGAGAGGTGTAATATTAATAAAGATATTAtgttaaaatcaaattataaaaattaacttCCAAACTAATGAGACTAAAGTGTAGTTTGGATAgcgataattttagataaaaattttattaaaattttatttttttaatattattattgttttacgatttgaaaaagttgaataatttattatattttttgtaaaaatttaaaaaaattataataaaaagataagatgagatcaaACCGTTTCTATATCTCAAATATTTGTAGCCtaaatatttgtataaataaaaattcgaaataaaaaaaatactagcgTCAAAGTATCTCTTTTGTACGGAGTTTGGCTAACATCCtgttaaaaatttattagatatttttttatttttttttttgttgaaaaatgaatgaataaGATTGAAACGGTGATGTAAAATTAATATTGCATATGACCAACCCcacctatttattatttttttcaaatacattGAAAAAGCAAAAGCGGTCAAATCCATCATCTCCATTTTGAAAGTGTGGATAGAATGGGCTAATGACACCTATTTACTATTAATTAAGAGAAAGAAGCACTTTTGACAAAGTCATGTCACATCGATCTCAGTGCTAGTCATCCGAAGATCTGTATATATGAGAAAGTTGAACCTTTCTACCTAGCGTTTTCTTCAAACTTGGAAGTTCTCAAAGTCAAGACTACCTAACACCTAGTTTAAATTGGggtatattatcattttttattttcggtGCCGCTAGTGTGCGGCTTAATTTTGAGTATTGGACGTGCTCATtagtataaattatttattttgattttttttatatattttaaacatttttatatatttttaaaaataaaaaattatagaatatattattattttttattttaattgtttgtgaAATTAAGTCCATGATAGGAGTCCTCCCCCAGCCCAAGAGACCCACTTTTGaaagtgtataaatatataagtaaggatgttatttattatcttatactatatattttatatatttttaaattattttttattatttttattaaattaattaagttattatacttatcatttatatattacatatttattatcaagtaaataaaaaataaattaaaataaatatgacgtACCATATATGGatatgataagtaaaattattaatagaTAGATTTGAGGCTTTCTTCAGTCTCCACTTTAGCACCTCCATTCCCTTCCCTTCATTTGGTGCTCGGTCGTAGTTTCAAAgtcaaatatattttcaaagattAAACTGAGAACTTAATTAAAGCtgcttttcttatttattaactCAGTGCTGCAAGAGCATGACCTGCGTTACTTTAGAAAATCAgagcaatatattaattaattattattttattctaaatgatttttattttagtttttataatagtattaataattaattaacaaaacaAATATAAGTACTATGAATGCTAAATACAGTTATACGTGTATGTTCTgtgcattttctttaaaaaaa comes from the Carya illinoinensis cultivar Pawnee chromosome 8, C.illinoinensisPawnee_v1, whole genome shotgun sequence genome and includes:
- the LOC122317908 gene encoding uncharacterized protein LOC122317908 isoform X1 codes for the protein MKELGKMPRPGPRPYECVRKAWHSDRHHPIRGSLIQEIFRVVEKVHSSATRKNKEWQEKLPIVVIKAEEIMYSKANSEAEYMDLKTLWDRATNAINTIIRRDESTETGKFLQPCIEAALNLGCTARRASRSQRNCNPKCYLTPSIQETLHTSSGTVENAFQGNHTTNLQYLSRCSKLVNPASLIPTGPSNFIQNIDYASNKYPFASESVLPSCNIPSLPMKNYTVTNFCSVYPLCYVNDCPFEESQDGFGILPKVDSSTSDPAQVGIENLCSCNVDALYQMTETNSSGTPEKLCKIGCDLSLRLGPVSDTCPSVGNSKVQLQDVDSGNFPNGRKFCYQSLEVDKKLSLIPGEYVNGPLDLCSSKWIYDGERNVEETTRKRKAVFDHPAEDQQLCWQPKLPCSHLTGSMRNAGL
- the LOC122317908 gene encoding uncharacterized protein LOC122317908 isoform X2, which produces MPRPGPRPYECVRKAWHSDRHHPIRGSLIQEIFRVVEKVHSSATRKNKEWQEKLPIVVIKAEEIMYSKANSEAEYMDLKTLWDRATNAINTIIRRDESTETGKFLQPCIEAALNLGCTARRASRSQRNCNPKCYLTPSIQETLHTSSGTVENAFQGNHTTNLQYLSRCSKLVNPASLIPTGPSNFIQNIDYASNKYPFASESVLPSCNIPSLPMKNYTVTNFCSVYPLCYVNDCPFEESQDGFGILPKVDSSTSDPAQVGIENLCSCNVDALYQMTETNSSGTPEKLCKIGCDLSLRLGPVSDTCPSVGNSKVQLQDVDSGNFPNGRKFCYQSLEVDKKLSLIPGEYVNGPLDLCSSKWIYDGERNVEETTRKRKAVFDHPAEDQQLCWQPKLPCSHLTGSMRNAGL